From a single Glycine soja cultivar W05 chromosome 19, ASM419377v2, whole genome shotgun sequence genomic region:
- the LOC114400167 gene encoding alpha-dioxygenase 1-like isoform X2, translating to MENIMTLSTKLLAAMGLSLAEIFSLWIRKKKLLKPDPMVVATKLLARRTYKDTGKQFNVIAASWIQFMIHDWIDHLEDTNQIELIAPREVARQCPLKSFKFYKTKEIPTGFFEIKSGSSNIRTPWWDASAVYGSNGEVLQRVRTFKDGKIKISKDGHLLHNENGTAIAGDIRNSWAGVSTLQALFIQEHNAVCDNLKKHYPQLGDEELYRHARLVTSAVIAKVHTIDWTVELLKTDTLLAGMRANWYGLLGKKFKDTFGHVGGVILGGLVGLKRPENHGVTYSLTEEFVTVYRMHSLLPDNLQLRDISATPGPNKSPPLVKEIPMKNLIGLQGEKTLSEIGVARQLVSMGHQACGALELWNYPEWLRDLVPQNIDGTDRPDHVDLAALEIYRDRERSVARYNQFRRALLLIPISKWEDLTDDKEAIQVLEEVYGDDVEELDVLVGLMAEKKIKGFAISETAFVIFLLMATRRLEADRFFTSNFNEETYTKKGLEWVNTTESLKDVIDRHYPEMSHKWLNSSSAFSVWDSPPNSQNHIPLYLRVPH from the exons ATGGAAAATATAATGACCCTTTCAACGAAGTTGCTGGCAGCCATGGGACTTTCTTTGGCAGAAATATTCTCCCTGTGGATCAGAAAAAAAA AGCTATTGAAACCTGATCCAATGGTGGTAGCCACGAAACTACTTGCTAGGAGGACATACAAGGATACTGGGAAGCAATTCAATGTGATAGCAGCTTCTTGGATTCAGTTTATGATTCATGATTGGATCGATCATCTTGAGGACACAAATCAG ATTGAACTCATCGCACCAAGAGAAGTTGCAAGGCAATGCCCTCTCAAATCTTTCAAATTCTACAAGACAAAGGAAATTCCCACTGGCTTCTTTGAGATTAAATCCGGATCATCAAACATCCGTACACCTTGGTG GGATGCAAGCGCAGTATATGGAAGCAATGGAGAAGTTTTACAGAGAGTGAGAACTTTCAAAGATGGAAAGATAAAGATATCAAAGGATGGCCACCTTCTTCATAATGAAAATGGAACAGCAATTGCAGGTGACATCCGCAATAGTTGGGCTGGTGTTTCAACCTTGCAGGCCCTTTTCATTCAAGAACACAATGCAGTTTGTGACAATCTCAag AAACATTATCCTCAATTGGGAGATGAAGAACTTTATCGCCATGCCAGATTGGTGACCTCAGCTGTGATTGCAAAGGTTCATACCATTGATTGGACTGTAGAGCTCCTTAAAACTGATACTTTACTTGCAGGCATGCGTGCCAATTG GTATGGATTATTAGGGAAGAAATTTAAGGATACATTTGGGCATGTTGGTGGAGTCATCTTGGGAGGATTAGTGGGTCTTAAGAGACCAGAAAATCATGGTGTCACATACTCTCTAACAGAGGAATTTGTGACTGTTTATAGAATGCACTCACTCCTACCTGATAACCTACAGCTAAGAGACATATCCGCTACTCCAGGACCCAACAAATCTCCTCCATTAGTCAAAGA AATTCCTATGAAGAATTTGATTGGACTGCAAGgagaaaaaacattatctgaaATAGGAGTTGCAAGGCAACTTGTGTCAATGGGTCACCAAGCTTGTGGGGCACTAGAGCTTTGGAACTACCCAGAGTGGCTCAGAGACCTCGTACCACAAAACATAGATGGCACAGATAGGCCTGATCATGTGGATCTAGCTGCTCTTGAAA TTTATAGAGATAGAGAGAGGAGTGTGGCTAGATACAACCAATTCAGGAGGGCATTACTGTTGATACCTATATCCAAGTGGGAAGATTTAACAGATGACAAGGAAGCAATTCAAGTATTGGAAGAGGTATACGGTGATGATGTTGAAGAGCTTGATGTACTGGTAGGCCTCATGgcggaaaagaaaataaagggtTTTGCAATCAGTGAGACAGCTTTTGTTATATTCCTACTCATGGCAACCAG GAGGTTAGAAGCTGACAGGTTCTTCACAAGCAACTTTAATGAAGAGACATATACCAAGAAAGGACTGGAATGGGTGAATACAACTGAGAGCCTAAAGGATGTTATTGATCGTCACTATCCTGAAATGTCACACAAGTGGTTAAACTCTTCTAGTGCTTTCTCTGTTTGGGACTCACCACCAAACTCTCAAAATCATATACCTCTCTATCTTCGTGTTCCTCACTAA
- the LOC114400167 gene encoding alpha-dioxygenase 1-like isoform X1, with amino-acid sequence MWSAVTDPIRAFFANFLRHFIHKDFHEAVARMTIIDAFLFVIVHSIDKLGIWPRLPVFLGLLYLAIRRRLHQEYNLFNVGTTPVGVRFNHSDFPYRTADGKYNDPFNEVAGSHGTFFGRNILPVDQKKKLLKPDPMVVATKLLARRTYKDTGKQFNVIAASWIQFMIHDWIDHLEDTNQIELIAPREVARQCPLKSFKFYKTKEIPTGFFEIKSGSSNIRTPWWDASAVYGSNGEVLQRVRTFKDGKIKISKDGHLLHNENGTAIAGDIRNSWAGVSTLQALFIQEHNAVCDNLKKHYPQLGDEELYRHARLVTSAVIAKVHTIDWTVELLKTDTLLAGMRANWYGLLGKKFKDTFGHVGGVILGGLVGLKRPENHGVTYSLTEEFVTVYRMHSLLPDNLQLRDISATPGPNKSPPLVKEIPMKNLIGLQGEKTLSEIGVARQLVSMGHQACGALELWNYPEWLRDLVPQNIDGTDRPDHVDLAALEIYRDRERSVARYNQFRRALLLIPISKWEDLTDDKEAIQVLEEVYGDDVEELDVLVGLMAEKKIKGFAISETAFVIFLLMATRRLEADRFFTSNFNEETYTKKGLEWVNTTESLKDVIDRHYPEMSHKWLNSSSAFSVWDSPPNSQNHIPLYLRVPH; translated from the exons ATGTGGTCTGCAGTAACAGATCCCATTAGAGctttttttgcaaattttctCCGCCATTTCATCCACAAAGACTTCCATGAAGCAGTGGCCAGAATGACCATAATAGATGCTTTCCTCTTCGTT ATTGTGCACTCCATTGATAAGTTGGGGATATGGCCACGCTTGCCGGTTTTCTTAGGGCTATTGTACCTGGCGATTCGGCGGCGGCTTCATCAGGAGTACAACCTCTTCAACGTTGGAACAACACCGGTGGGGGTTAGGTTTAACCATTCTGATTTTCCATACAGAACAGCTGATGGAAAATATAATGACCCTTTCAACGAAGTTGCTGGCAGCCATGGGACTTTCTTTGGCAGAAATATTCTCCCTGTGGATCAGAAAAAAAAG CTATTGAAACCTGATCCAATGGTGGTAGCCACGAAACTACTTGCTAGGAGGACATACAAGGATACTGGGAAGCAATTCAATGTGATAGCAGCTTCTTGGATTCAGTTTATGATTCATGATTGGATCGATCATCTTGAGGACACAAATCAG ATTGAACTCATCGCACCAAGAGAAGTTGCAAGGCAATGCCCTCTCAAATCTTTCAAATTCTACAAGACAAAGGAAATTCCCACTGGCTTCTTTGAGATTAAATCCGGATCATCAAACATCCGTACACCTTGGTG GGATGCAAGCGCAGTATATGGAAGCAATGGAGAAGTTTTACAGAGAGTGAGAACTTTCAAAGATGGAAAGATAAAGATATCAAAGGATGGCCACCTTCTTCATAATGAAAATGGAACAGCAATTGCAGGTGACATCCGCAATAGTTGGGCTGGTGTTTCAACCTTGCAGGCCCTTTTCATTCAAGAACACAATGCAGTTTGTGACAATCTCAag AAACATTATCCTCAATTGGGAGATGAAGAACTTTATCGCCATGCCAGATTGGTGACCTCAGCTGTGATTGCAAAGGTTCATACCATTGATTGGACTGTAGAGCTCCTTAAAACTGATACTTTACTTGCAGGCATGCGTGCCAATTG GTATGGATTATTAGGGAAGAAATTTAAGGATACATTTGGGCATGTTGGTGGAGTCATCTTGGGAGGATTAGTGGGTCTTAAGAGACCAGAAAATCATGGTGTCACATACTCTCTAACAGAGGAATTTGTGACTGTTTATAGAATGCACTCACTCCTACCTGATAACCTACAGCTAAGAGACATATCCGCTACTCCAGGACCCAACAAATCTCCTCCATTAGTCAAAGA AATTCCTATGAAGAATTTGATTGGACTGCAAGgagaaaaaacattatctgaaATAGGAGTTGCAAGGCAACTTGTGTCAATGGGTCACCAAGCTTGTGGGGCACTAGAGCTTTGGAACTACCCAGAGTGGCTCAGAGACCTCGTACCACAAAACATAGATGGCACAGATAGGCCTGATCATGTGGATCTAGCTGCTCTTGAAA TTTATAGAGATAGAGAGAGGAGTGTGGCTAGATACAACCAATTCAGGAGGGCATTACTGTTGATACCTATATCCAAGTGGGAAGATTTAACAGATGACAAGGAAGCAATTCAAGTATTGGAAGAGGTATACGGTGATGATGTTGAAGAGCTTGATGTACTGGTAGGCCTCATGgcggaaaagaaaataaagggtTTTGCAATCAGTGAGACAGCTTTTGTTATATTCCTACTCATGGCAACCAG GAGGTTAGAAGCTGACAGGTTCTTCACAAGCAACTTTAATGAAGAGACATATACCAAGAAAGGACTGGAATGGGTGAATACAACTGAGAGCCTAAAGGATGTTATTGATCGTCACTATCCTGAAATGTCACACAAGTGGTTAAACTCTTCTAGTGCTTTCTCTGTTTGGGACTCACCACCAAACTCTCAAAATCATATACCTCTCTATCTTCGTGTTCCTCACTAA